In Rhizobium sp. ARZ01, a genomic segment contains:
- the rpiA gene encoding ribose-5-phosphate isomerase RpiA — MDAREMKIKAAAAALSYVEDGMRLGIGTGSTAEEFVRLLAERVAGGLSVVGVPTSERTARLCVELGVPLMSLDELPELDLTIDGADEVDGRLRLIKGGGGALLREKIVAAASSRMIVIADETKVVETLGAFKLPIEVNPFGMVATQIAIERTASRLDLSGEINVRRSGDGTFKTDGGHYILDASFGRIPDAEALAIALNSIPGVVEHGLFINMASIAIIAGPAGARTLTADS; from the coding sequence ATGGACGCCCGCGAAATGAAGATCAAGGCGGCCGCAGCCGCGTTGTCCTATGTTGAGGACGGAATGCGCCTCGGGATCGGGACAGGGTCGACCGCCGAGGAATTCGTGCGATTGCTGGCTGAACGGGTGGCGGGTGGTCTATCGGTTGTAGGAGTGCCGACGTCGGAACGAACCGCTCGGCTTTGCGTCGAGTTGGGCGTCCCGCTCATGTCACTCGACGAGCTTCCGGAGCTCGACCTCACGATCGACGGCGCCGACGAGGTGGATGGGCGCTTGCGGCTTATCAAAGGTGGCGGCGGCGCGTTGCTGCGCGAGAAGATTGTCGCTGCCGCTTCCAGTCGGATGATCGTCATCGCCGACGAGACGAAGGTCGTCGAAACGCTTGGTGCTTTCAAGCTGCCGATCGAAGTCAATCCGTTCGGCATGGTCGCGACGCAAATCGCAATCGAACGCACGGCGTCGCGCCTTGATCTATCCGGCGAAATCAATGTTCGTCGTTCGGGTGACGGCACCTTCAAGACCGACGGCGGGCATTACATCCTCGATGCATCTTTTGGCCGTATTCCTGATGCAGAGGCGCTGGCAATCGCATTGAATTCGATTCCCGGCGTCGTCGAGCACGGGTTGTTCATCAACATGGCGTCGATTGCCATCATTGCCGGGCCGGCAGGTGCGCGGACGCTGACAGCGGACAGTTAG
- a CDS encoding murein L,D-transpeptidase has translation MTFRKSAALTALLVTCAFVTVDVAPARAEAPNLLQLLFGKRKRQEPVAMPGVGSAMQAMPMIRNEAKPAPLPRVTGPTYYTYKAEPLKPIAMSSLADPVVTGSIDDHGLPPIQRSPEGEIRREFASVSAMAPPESGKAVENYYSHNTALIWVSGSQISERARAALSVLADAETVGLNSQDYAVDVPSVVFDSGNMQARYQELAEFEVDLSAAVATYILDTVRGRINPNRISGYHDFVRKEVNLVAALKNVSRSPDVAAYLTSRAPSGSHFKALVAELKALQADNDATDPVVIAAGTLLKPGESNPELASIVKGVVQHGSDALRTEHAATIAAYQATPDYAPELVALVESFQKERGLKPDGVVGQATIRHLTGGDSVADKIFKVQVAMEQARWLPAELGERYVFINQPAYMAYYHDNNDEQFSMRVVVGSKANQTYFFRDEIQTVEFNPYWGVPQSIIINEMLPKLRSDPSYLDRLGYEVEVNGRAVSSTQIDWNSTKGVAVRQPPGDDNALGDLKILFPNAHAIYMHDTPSKGYFKKDMRALSHGCVRLADPRLMAAAVLGTSVDDVASQIGKGRNKAVSVPQKIPVYVSYFTAWPNKDGKVEFFDDVYGRDAYMRKAMEATRTARQAQS, from the coding sequence ATGACGTTCAGAAAGTCCGCGGCGCTCACTGCGCTCCTGGTAACCTGCGCTTTTGTAACGGTCGACGTGGCACCCGCGCGCGCCGAAGCGCCGAACCTGCTGCAGTTGCTTTTCGGCAAGCGCAAGCGGCAGGAGCCGGTCGCGATGCCTGGGGTAGGCTCCGCCATGCAGGCGATGCCGATGATCAGGAACGAGGCAAAGCCCGCCCCTCTGCCGCGTGTCACCGGGCCGACCTATTACACCTATAAGGCCGAGCCGCTGAAGCCGATCGCGATGTCCAGTCTCGCCGATCCCGTCGTGACCGGATCGATCGACGATCACGGCCTGCCGCCGATACAACGCTCGCCAGAGGGAGAGATTCGGCGCGAGTTCGCTTCGGTCAGCGCAATGGCGCCGCCGGAAAGCGGTAAGGCGGTGGAAAATTACTATAGCCACAATACAGCTCTCATCTGGGTGTCCGGCAGTCAGATCAGCGAGCGGGCCCGGGCAGCGCTGTCGGTGCTCGCTGACGCGGAGACGGTCGGGCTTAATTCCCAGGACTATGCAGTGGATGTGCCGTCCGTTGTATTCGACAGCGGCAACATGCAGGCGCGCTACCAGGAACTTGCTGAGTTCGAGGTCGATCTTTCCGCAGCCGTCGCCACCTATATTCTCGACACCGTTCGCGGGCGCATCAATCCGAACCGGATTTCCGGCTATCACGACTTCGTTCGCAAGGAGGTCAATCTCGTTGCCGCACTGAAGAACGTTTCGCGGAGTCCTGATGTTGCGGCCTATCTGACAAGCCGTGCGCCATCCGGCAGCCATTTCAAGGCTCTGGTTGCAGAGTTGAAGGCGCTGCAGGCAGATAACGACGCCACCGATCCGGTGGTGATTGCCGCCGGCACGCTGCTCAAGCCGGGCGAAAGCAATCCCGAACTCGCCAGCATCGTCAAAGGCGTGGTGCAGCATGGGTCCGATGCTCTGAGGACCGAGCATGCTGCGACGATTGCGGCTTATCAGGCAACGCCGGACTATGCTCCGGAGCTCGTTGCACTCGTGGAGTCCTTCCAAAAGGAGAGGGGCCTGAAGCCGGACGGGGTGGTCGGTCAGGCGACGATCCGGCATCTGACGGGCGGGGATAGTGTCGCCGACAAGATCTTCAAGGTCCAGGTGGCGATGGAACAGGCCCGCTGGCTGCCGGCAGAACTCGGCGAGCGGTACGTCTTCATCAATCAGCCCGCCTATATGGCGTACTACCACGACAACAACGATGAGCAGTTCTCCATGCGCGTCGTGGTCGGCTCCAAGGCAAACCAGACCTACTTTTTCCGGGACGAGATCCAGACCGTCGAGTTCAATCCGTACTGGGGCGTGCCGCAGTCGATCATCATCAACGAGATGCTGCCCAAGCTGCGCTCGGACCCGTCCTATCTGGATCGTCTCGGTTACGAAGTGGAAGTCAACGGTCGCGCCGTCTCTTCCACCCAGATCGACTGGAATTCGACGAAGGGCGTTGCCGTGCGCCAGCCGCCGGGCGACGACAATGCGCTCGGCGATCTGAAGATCCTGTTCCCGAATGCGCATGCGATCTACATGCACGACACGCCATCGAAGGGCTACTTCAAGAAGGACATGCGTGCGCTCAGCCATGGCTGCGTGCGGCTGGCCGATCCCCGCCTGATGGCGGCGGCCGTGCTCGGGACGAGCGTCGACGACGTCGCGTCCCAGATCGGCAAGGGACGAAACAAGGCGGTCAGCGTTCCGCAGAAGATACCGGTTTACGTCTCCTATTTCACCGCCTGGCCGAACAAGGACGGCAAGGTCGAGTTTTTCGACGACGTCTACGGACGAGACGCCTACATGCGCAAGGCGATGGAAGCCACGCGTACGGCGCGGCAGGCACAGAGCTGA
- a CDS encoding HAD family hydrolase, whose translation MTAPLVVFDLDGTLVDTAPDLVSSLNHTIATAGLEPVTFADLTYLVGHGGQVMIQRAFALRGQELAQDDLSGMLKIFVEHYAEGMPGNSNPYPGLVSALDRLEAAGFRFAVCTNKMEGLARRLIDGLGLTSRFAAITGGDTFEVRKPNAGHLLETIRLAGGVPTRTVMVGDSINDILVARNAGVPSIGVPFGYSDVAINTLEPTHVIDNFDELHPDLVDSLIARMAAA comes from the coding sequence GTGACCGCACCTCTTGTCGTCTTTGATCTAGACGGAACCCTCGTCGACACAGCGCCGGATCTCGTTTCCAGCCTCAACCATACGATCGCTACCGCCGGTCTGGAGCCGGTCACCTTTGCCGACCTGACCTATCTCGTCGGTCACGGGGGCCAGGTGATGATCCAACGCGCCTTTGCGCTAAGAGGCCAGGAACTCGCGCAGGATGATCTGTCTGGAATGCTGAAGATCTTCGTCGAGCATTATGCAGAGGGTATGCCCGGCAACTCCAACCCCTATCCCGGCCTTGTCTCCGCACTGGATCGACTGGAAGCCGCAGGCTTCCGCTTCGCCGTCTGCACCAACAAGATGGAAGGCCTGGCAAGACGCCTGATCGATGGCCTCGGGTTGACGTCGCGCTTTGCCGCCATCACCGGCGGCGACACATTCGAGGTTCGCAAGCCCAATGCCGGGCATCTGCTCGAAACCATCCGCCTTGCCGGTGGGGTTCCCACCCGCACCGTCATGGTCGGCGACAGCATCAACGACATTCTTGTTGCACGCAACGCAGGCGTACCGTCGATCGGCGTACCTTTCGGTTATTCTGACGTGGCCATCAACACGCTGGAGCCCACACACGTGATCGACAACTTTGATGAGCTCCATCCCGATCTTGTGGATTCACTGATTGCCCGGATGGCGGCCGCCTGA